The following is a genomic window from Chryseobacterium ginsenosidimutans.
TGGAATAATGCCCAAAACATGAATGATACTTTTACTTTCATGGCGGTTCTTACAGCAATTGTAGGATTTATCGGAATGGGAACTCTGTTGGCAGGAATTATCGGGATCAGTAATATCATGGTTTATATCGTAAAAGAAAGAACCAAAGAAATCGGCGTACGAAAAGCAATTGGTGCAAAACCCAAAAGTATTGTTGCTCTGATTGTTCAGGAAAGTGTTGTAATTACCGTAGTTTCAGGATTTGTGGGAGTAGGATTGGGGATTTTAGCTTTAAATTTAATAGGTGACAACCTCGAAGAATATTTTATTAAAAGCCCGAGTGTGGGTTGGGGAACGATCATCATGGCATTCGTTGCACTGGTTTTTTCAGGATTAATCGCAGGATTTGTCCCGGCTTACAGAGCATCAAGAATTAAACCGATTGAAGCATTGAGAACGGAATAAACAGTTGAAAGGAATATTTTATCATTCATAATTATAATTAAATAAAAAGTGAACATAATATTTAAAAAGGATACTTGGCAGGAAATTTATTATTCATTGAGGAATAATAAGCTTCGAACATTCCTTACCATGATTGGTGTGGGTTGGGGTATGTTTTTGTATGTAAGTTTGCTTGGAGCAGCAAAAGGAATGGAAAATGGTTTCGACAAATTGTTTTCAGGATTTGCGACCAACTCTATTTTCCTTTGGGCTCAGAATACATCGATTCCTTACGACGGTTTCCCAAAAGGCCGGCAGGTACATCTGAAACTTGCGGATATTGAAATGCTGAAAAGGAAAATACCGGAAATAGATTACATTTCTCCTCAGAATTCAAGAGGTAATTTCGGAAATGCAGGTGAACAAATGTCTAAAAACGGGAAATCGGCGACTTATACTTTGAATGGCGATTATCCTTTAGGAAACAAAATATCGGAGAAAAAACTGATCTTCGGAAGATATCTTAATGACGCAGATATTTCACAGAATAAAAATGTAGTGGTGATCGGAGAAGAAGTTTACAAAAACTTTTTTGATGCTAAAAAGAATGAAAATCCACTAGGGAAATCTATTAATATTAAAGGTATTTTCTTTAATGTAATCGGAGTTTTCAGAGTGAAAAAAGGTGGCGGAATGGAAAATGACCAAACGGTTTTTATCCCCCTTTCGACCTTTACAAAAATGTATAATAACGGAGATAATGTAGATTTCTTCGCCATTGTAAGTAAGCCGAATGCAGATGTAAATGCTGTTGAAAATAAAGTAAAGCTACAGTTGAAATCTAAAAATCAGGTTTCGCCGGATGATACGAATGCCTTCGGAACTTTTAATCTTGGAAAAGAATTTAAAAAACTGACAGGATTTTTAACCGGAATGCAACTTTTAACCATCATTGTAGGAACATTAACAATCCTTGCCGGGGTAATTGCCATTTCGAATATCCTTTTGATTACGGTAAAAGAAAGAACTAAGGAAATCGGGATCAGAAGAGCTTTGGGAGCAAAACCAGCAGAGGTGAGAAACCAGATTTTACTGGAAAGTGTTGTAATCACGCTTTCGTCCGGCTTGCTCGGGTTCATGTCGGGGATTTTTGTGTTAATGATTTTGGATATAGCAACGAAAGGTCAGGATTCCTTCCCGTTCTATAATCCGACAGTAAATTACGGAAACGTTTTCGCAGCAATGGCTGTGATGGTAGTTTTAGGACTAATCATCGGGATGATTCCGGCACAAAGGGCAGTGAAAATAAGACCGATTGAGGCATTAAGATCAGAATAATTGGTGATTTAGCAAAATCATTATATAAATAATAAGCTAGTTAAATAAAAAATAAACTATACATATGAAAAAGAAATTCACTTGGAAAAAAGCCATCTATATTTTCTTGGGGCTTTTATTTGCAGTGGCATTGTTCTCAGGAATCGGGTATCTTGTAAAGTCCAATTCTAAAGAGAGTGAGGCTTTCCTTACCAGAAAACCGTCGGTTCAGAATATGGATGATAAGGTGATGGCAACAGGAAAAATTGTTCCGAAAGAAGAAATCGAAATCAAACCAAATATAGCGGGAATTATCGATAAAATTTTAGTTGATGAAGGTGATAAAGTAACCGCAGGACAGCTGATTGCAACAGTAAGAATTATTCCAAATATTGCAGATGTAAACAGCGCTCAGCAAAACGTTGATAATTCTCAGCTTCAGATCAGTAATGCTAAATTGAATGTTGATAATATGCGCAAGCAATTTGAAATGCAGGAAAAACTGTATAAACAGGGAGTTGCTTCTAGACAGGAGTATCTGAATGCTCAACAGCAATTGTACTCTACGCAGCAGGCTTTAAAAAATGCGAACCAACAATTAATAACTGCTCAAAAAACATTACAGATTGTAAAAACAGGTTCAACTCCTGAACTTAAAGGTTTAGCAACAACTCAGATCCGTTCAAAAGCTTCAGGAACAGTTCTTGAGGTGCCTGTAAAAGTAGGAAGTCAGGTAATTGAAGCCAATTCATTCAACGCAGGAACAACAATTTGTTCTATTGCAGACCTTAGTTCATTAATCTTCCAGGGAGAAATTGATGAAGCTCAGGCTGGAAAATTAACGCAGGGAATGGGTATGAATATCGTAATCGGTGCTCTTCAAAACAAAACTTTTCCAGGAAAACTGACGATGATTGCTCCAAAAGGTAAAGATACCAACGGAACTATAAAATTCCCTGTTGAAGGGGATGTTACCAATCCTAATAATGAATACATCAGAGCAGGATTTTCTGCAAACGGAGAAATTGTTTTAAATTCTCAGAAAAATGCTTTGTTATTGGATGAATCTCTTATTCAGTATGAAAAAAAGAACGGAAAAGATGTTCCTTTTGTTGAGGTAAAACAAAAAGACGGAAAATTCAAGAAAACATATGTGAAACTTGGAGCAAGTGATGGGATCAATGTTCAGATTTTGTCTGGAATTGATAAAAATGCAGATGTAAAAGTTTGGAACCCATCCGACAAAGACAAAGAAGAATTAAAAGACAAAACTAAGAAATAGTAAACTGACACTATAAATTTTTAAACTGTAAATCCTGAGATATTTTTCTCGGGATTTTTTATTGAATTATTGTTATTACGACAAACGGAAAGACGAAGCAATTCCATTCATTACGAATTATTTATTTTAGAAGCTATTTCCTGCTTTCCGCTGTATCTTTTTTGTTGCGGTCTTCGCTTCGCTCCGCCCACAACAAAAAAGGATGTCGCTTCAATCAGGGCTAAGATAAAGGTGTAAATCAAAAGCTCAGATTACTGAATCAATTTATATAATCGAACAATCCTTACAATATCCCGAAATAAATCCATTAAAAGTAACCGATTGATACCCTTGCGGTAATTTAACATCAACTTCATTTGGAAGACATTCAATTTTTCCGCAAGACAGGCATTTGAAATGAAAATGATTGTGCTGATGTTTCTTTTCTGAACAATTAATACAAAAAGCAAAATAAAATTTTCCGTCGTCGCCCAGAATTTTGTGAATAATTCCATCTTCACAGAAGCTGTTCAAAACCCTGTAAATTGTTGCCCGATCAACAGTATCGCCCAATTCTTTCTGTAAAATCTCCTGACTTAAAGCAGATTTTGAACCTTTTAAAGAATCCAAAATCAACTGTTTTGTAATGGTATTTCTCTTAGCCATTCAGCAAAGATAAAAATTATTATTGCGATATTGTCGCATTATAAGAAATTGTTCTACATTTGTAATAACTTTAAACTAACATTATATCACAAACATTATGGAACAGAATTTTGACGTCATCATTATTGGTGGAAGTTATTCGGGATTATCTGTAGCAATGACTTTAGGAAGATCTTTAAGGAAAGTTTTAATTATTGACAGTGGAAAACCTTGCAACAGGCAGACTCCGCATTCTCATAATTTTATTACCCAAGACGGAAAAGTGCCAAAAGAGATTTCCGATCTGGCTAAAGAACAGGTTTTGAAATACGAAACCGTAAAATTCCATAATGGAATGGTAACAAAAACATCAAAAAATGCTGAAGGTTTTGAGGTTGAAACAAAAAACAGCGAAAAGTTTTATACAAAAAAACTGATTCTTGCTTCAGGAGTTAAAGATATCATGCCGAATATTCCGGGATTTGCCGAATGTTGGGGGATTTCTGTTGTTCATTGTCCGTATTGCCACGGTTATGAAGTGAAAGGTAAGATAACAGGAATTCTTTCAAATGGAGATACTGCTTTTGAGTTTTCAAAATTGGTGTTTAACTTAACAAAAGATCTCACTTTATTTACCAACGGAAAATCAAGTTTAAATGAAGAGCAGGAAGAAAAATTTACTCAAAATAAAATCAATATAGTTGAAGACGAAATTGAAGAAGTTGTACACGAAAACGGACAAATTGAAAAGTTGATTTTTAAAAATGGAAAAGAAATTCCGTTACAGGTTTTGTATGCGAAACTTCCTTTTGAGCAGAATATTAATGTTGAAGACCTAGGATTAGAATTGGCAGAACATGGCTTTATTAAAATTGATCATTTTCATAAAACAAATATTGACGGTGTTTTTGCGTGTGGTGATAATGTAACCATGATGAGATCTGTTGCCAATGCTGTGGCTCAGGGAAATTTCACTGGTGCTATCGTTAATAAAGAGCTTTCGGAAGAAGAATTTTAAAGATTTATTGCGAAAAGTTCATTAATGAAGAGCTTTAGTAGTATTTTATTAAATTCTAAATCTAAAAATCATAGTTGCCGATACCAAAATCTCAACGAAAATTACGTATATTTGGGGTGGAAAATTTCAAAAACTAAAAGTAAAATGGACATTATTTTCGACCTGATTGAAAAAGAAAGACAAAGACAAACCCATGGAATTGAGATGATTGCATCAGAAAATTTTGTTTCTGAAAATGTAATGAAAGCAATGGGAAGCGTATTGACTAACAAATATGCAGAAGGGTATCCCGGAAAAAGATATTACGGAGGGTGTGAAGTAGTAGATGAGGTTGAAACTTTGGCTATTAACAGAGCAAAAGAACTTTTCGGAGTAGATTATGTAAATGTTCAGCCACATTCGGGCTCTCAGGCAAATGCGGCAATTTATCTGGCAGTTTTGAAACCTGGAGACAAAATTATGGGGATGGATCTTTCAATGGGAGGTCATCTTACTCACGGTTCAGCTGTGAATTTCTCAGGGATTCAGTATGATGTAGTTTCTTACGGAGTTCAGCAGGAAACAGGCCTTATCGATTACGACCAAATGAGAGAAGTTGCTTTGAGAGAAAAACCAAAAATGTTGATCGCAGGTTTCTCAGCTTATTCAAGAGATTTGGATTATGCAAAATTCAGAGAAGTTGCAGATGAAATCGGAGCTACACTTTGGGCTGATATTGCTCACCCTGCAGGTTTGGTTGCAAAAGGTCTTCTAAATAATCCATTCGAACATTGCCACGTTGTTACAACAACGACTCACAAGACGTTAAGAGGTCCAAGAGGAGGAATGATCATGATGGGGAAAGATTTTGAAAATACGTACGGTCATAAAACGCCGAAAGGGGATGTCAAAATGATGAGTCAGGTTCTTGACGGAGCTGTTTTCCCGGGAATTCAGGGAGGTCCGTTGGAGCATGTGATTGCCGGTAAGGCAGTTGCTTTCGCTGAAGCTTTGGATGATCAATTCTTAACGTATGCAAAACAGGTTAAGTCTAATGCTCAAGCTTTGGCGAAAGCAATGATCAACAGAGGTTTTGATATTGTAAGCGGAGGAACAGATAACCATCTAATGCTTGTTGACCTTAGAAATAAAGGAGTAAACGGTAAAGAAACTGAAAAAGCTTTAGTTCTTGCTGATATTACTTGTAACAAAAACATGGTTCCGTTTGATGATAAATCACCATTTACCACTTCTGGTATCAGATTGGGAACTGCAGCGATCACCACAAGAGGGTTAAAAGAAAATGATATGGATACAATTGCAGAATTTATTTCTGAGGTTGTGAACAATATCAAAAATGAAGAAGCAATAACTTCTGTAAGGGAAAAGGTAAATGAATTAATGGAAGGTAAAGCATTATTCAATTATTAATAATTATCTTTAATAAAATATTTGGAATGGGCTTTTTGCTCATTCTTTTTTTATGATATGGAAAAGAAATCTTTTACTTTTTCTGAAATAAAGCTTAAACTTGTAAACTATTGTGTTTATCAGGATCGTTGTCATGCAGAAGTAGAACAGAAAATGAAAGAGTTTCTGTTAATCGATGAGGCGAAGGAAGAAATCATGCTTTATCTCTTAAAGGAAAATTATTTAAATGAAGAAAGATTTACCAGAAGCTATATAAGAGGCAAGTTTTATATTAAACACTGGGGAAAGACGAAGATTAAAATTAATTTAAAACAAAAACAGATCTCCGAAAAGTTAATCAGCAAATGTTTTGATGAAATAGATGAGGATGACTATGAAAAAACAATCCGCAAGATCTATGAAGACTATTCTTCAAAACAAAAAGGGCTGAAAGAATATCAAAAAAAATCAAAAACAATAAAATATTTGATG
Proteins encoded in this region:
- a CDS encoding ABC transporter permease translates to MNIIFKKDTWQEIYYSLRNNKLRTFLTMIGVGWGMFLYVSLLGAAKGMENGFDKLFSGFATNSIFLWAQNTSIPYDGFPKGRQVHLKLADIEMLKRKIPEIDYISPQNSRGNFGNAGEQMSKNGKSATYTLNGDYPLGNKISEKKLIFGRYLNDADISQNKNVVVIGEEVYKNFFDAKKNENPLGKSINIKGIFFNVIGVFRVKKGGGMENDQTVFIPLSTFTKMYNNGDNVDFFAIVSKPNADVNAVENKVKLQLKSKNQVSPDDTNAFGTFNLGKEFKKLTGFLTGMQLLTIIVGTLTILAGVIAISNILLITVKERTKEIGIRRALGAKPAEVRNQILLESVVITLSSGLLGFMSGIFVLMILDIATKGQDSFPFYNPTVNYGNVFAAMAVMVVLGLIIGMIPAQRAVKIRPIEALRSE
- a CDS encoding efflux RND transporter periplasmic adaptor subunit; translation: MKKKFTWKKAIYIFLGLLFAVALFSGIGYLVKSNSKESEAFLTRKPSVQNMDDKVMATGKIVPKEEIEIKPNIAGIIDKILVDEGDKVTAGQLIATVRIIPNIADVNSAQQNVDNSQLQISNAKLNVDNMRKQFEMQEKLYKQGVASRQEYLNAQQQLYSTQQALKNANQQLITAQKTLQIVKTGSTPELKGLATTQIRSKASGTVLEVPVKVGSQVIEANSFNAGTTICSIADLSSLIFQGEIDEAQAGKLTQGMGMNIVIGALQNKTFPGKLTMIAPKGKDTNGTIKFPVEGDVTNPNNEYIRAGFSANGEIVLNSQKNALLLDESLIQYEKKNGKDVPFVEVKQKDGKFKKTYVKLGASDGINVQILSGIDKNADVKVWNPSDKDKEELKDKTKK
- a CDS encoding Fur family transcriptional regulator, producing MAKRNTITKQLILDSLKGSKSALSQEILQKELGDTVDRATIYRVLNSFCEDGIIHKILGDDGKFYFAFCINCSEKKHQHNHFHFKCLSCGKIECLPNEVDVKLPQGYQSVTFNGFISGYCKDCSII
- a CDS encoding NAD(P)/FAD-dependent oxidoreductase, which translates into the protein MEQNFDVIIIGGSYSGLSVAMTLGRSLRKVLIIDSGKPCNRQTPHSHNFITQDGKVPKEISDLAKEQVLKYETVKFHNGMVTKTSKNAEGFEVETKNSEKFYTKKLILASGVKDIMPNIPGFAECWGISVVHCPYCHGYEVKGKITGILSNGDTAFEFSKLVFNLTKDLTLFTNGKSSLNEEQEEKFTQNKINIVEDEIEEVVHENGQIEKLIFKNGKEIPLQVLYAKLPFEQNINVEDLGLELAEHGFIKIDHFHKTNIDGVFACGDNVTMMRSVANAVAQGNFTGAIVNKELSEEEF
- the glyA gene encoding serine hydroxymethyltransferase; amino-acid sequence: MDIIFDLIEKERQRQTHGIEMIASENFVSENVMKAMGSVLTNKYAEGYPGKRYYGGCEVVDEVETLAINRAKELFGVDYVNVQPHSGSQANAAIYLAVLKPGDKIMGMDLSMGGHLTHGSAVNFSGIQYDVVSYGVQQETGLIDYDQMREVALREKPKMLIAGFSAYSRDLDYAKFREVADEIGATLWADIAHPAGLVAKGLLNNPFEHCHVVTTTTHKTLRGPRGGMIMMGKDFENTYGHKTPKGDVKMMSQVLDGAVFPGIQGGPLEHVIAGKAVAFAEALDDQFLTYAKQVKSNAQALAKAMINRGFDIVSGGTDNHLMLVDLRNKGVNGKETEKALVLADITCNKNMVPFDDKSPFTTSGIRLGTAAITTRGLKENDMDTIAEFISEVVNNIKNEEAITSVREKVNELMEGKALFNY
- a CDS encoding regulatory protein RecX, with product MEKKSFTFSEIKLKLVNYCVYQDRCHAEVEQKMKEFLLIDEAKEEIMLYLLKENYLNEERFTRSYIRGKFYIKHWGKTKIKINLKQKQISEKLISKCFDEIDEDDYEKTIRKIYEDYSSKQKGLKEYQKKSKTIKYLMGRGFEYEKIIDILDR